The sequence CCCAATAGATATAGTGCAGGAAAAATAAACAGCATCATAtcatcgtcgtcctcctccctcctctttcTAATGTGATCCCTTATTCGCATTTTCATTGCaaaactaaaaagaaagtcATACAAAACAAAAGTGAACACCCAGCAATAAAAACAGAACTTCATTTCAGCAAAGGATTCACAAAGGTCGATAGATAAAGAGCTTCATTTCAGCAATAAACAATACAAATACTAATGCAAGTCTAACAATATAAATAAACAACTTCAAGGAAAGGAAATCGAATAGATCAAGTACCTCTTGGAGAGGATACAGGGTCCCGGTAGGGGTTcgtcttctccaactctaactGGTGTAGGAACAATCTACAAAGGAAATAAGAATACATTTAGTTTAgtctagaagaaaaagaaattgaatGGGTCAAAGGATACAATCTTAACCTACCAAAAGAAGTACTACAAACAGACAGTAAAATGTAGCACAAAGAAGCTTCGGCTAGCATTCTTATTTTTTCTAGTCACATATCTACCATTGATGAACGACCTTGTAATTCTATGATTCCTTCTAATTTCAAGCTCAACCCACTCTCAACAGGTTATAGAAAACAATAGGGAGACGAATGACCTTGTAATTCTATGATTCTAAAACCTGAAGTTCCTTTCTTCAGACAAATAAACTTTCCCAAATTTACTAGTGCTTTAATTTGATAACCCGTGACCCCTTTCCTGGTTGTAGTCAGCTGCCCATCAAACACAAAGTGATGTAGTTCTTAATTGGCTCCCAACCCCAACCACCTTTTTTTGCGATGGGGATTGAGGACCTTGAtttaaaccaaaaaaaaaacagtgaaAAGTCTGTGGGGGAGAGACACCGAAACACTTTTTCGATGATGAACTCATTGGCAGGGTCTCTGGGTCTCGATCGCATGGCAGGTGTCATTAGCATGTTGCAAGTTCACACGCTAGCAACGGCAAGTGTCTCCAACGATTCATATGGTTGTGGTTTGCTGGAGGAGGTGGCAACAGAGACCAGATATTGTCAAAAGATTAAAGAGAGGCAGGAGGGAACCCTGACTAGGCGACTATGGCTGACGAACGAACGCAAATCAAGAACCGACGTGAGGAATCCTAGCACGCGAGAGTAGaggggaaggaagaggagggagaCACGATTACCGCGAGAAGGTGGCCACTGGAGGGGATGGACGCTGGAGGGGAGGCCGTCGCGTCGCCGCAGCAGCTCAGCAGTGCCGCCCGTCGCCCATAGTGAGACGAGTCGAGGATTTTTTCTGCCCGCAGTGAGTGGATGATTTTTTCCCAGGCCCGTGGGAGGGGAAAACCATGTGGTGGGCTAGGTTACAATCCCGAACAGGCTTAAATGAACACGTAAAAAATGTTGGGCCTGGAACATTTCTAGGCCAGGCTAATCCCGGTGGTTGGGCCGTGATCCCGATTCAGCCCAGTGGTTGGGCCGTGATCCCGACCGTTCTCGGCCCAACCGAACAAGGCCTTAGCGGACGCCGGATGGCTTGGGGTGCCACGTTTAGCAAGCTGGGTGGAAAGGGCTGTAGACAAGGCATCTTTCCACAACGGGCAAGCGAGGTGCTTCCACGAAACTTCTCCTTGCTAATAAAACTGTAAAAGTGACAGGTTGTGCTTTCGCATGGGACGCGCTACCTTGGCCAGAATCAGGCCTCGTCAACAACCAACTTCAGCAGTAATTTTTGCCAGGCAATTGCGTCGTTGGTCAATGAGAAATCCAATGTACATTTATGGCGTGCAAATGCAGTAAGAAAGAAATCAAAGTAATTAttacccccacccccaccagcTAGGGCTGAACAAAAAGCTCGAGGCTCACAAGCTAGCTCGAGCTCGTGgaggctcggctcggctcggctcggtttgACTCGTCCAAATGAGCCATGCCCGAGTCACCTTACTCACTCGTTTCTCAATCGAGTCAAGCCCGAGTTAGCTCGTGAGCTGCTCGCGAGCCAGACTGAGCCCGTGGAcccccagcccagcccagcagCCAATTGGCAGCGGTCCAACACTCCAGCTCTGGGCCTCCAGCATCCTAGCTTGTAGATGGCATGAACGAGGGACTCGTCAGAGAGGAGGAAAAATCCTAGCTGCTTGGGGTCTGCCCGCGCGATGGGGGAAGATACGGTGGCGTAGTAGACGATGATCCTGACCGCGCCGGACTGGGAGAAGCTAAACTTCTCGAACATGATGGACGAGCGCCGGTCCCGTCGGAAGGACTATGTCTTGATCTCCCCTCCCACAGGGAAGGCGAGGGCCCCCGTAGCTCCAGCCTGGCCCTTGAGGGGCTGCCTTTTGGGGACCGTCGTACCCCGGAGACCATGGACAAGGTCGGCGGCGTGACCGTGGAAGTCGACGGAGCATTTCTTGAACCGGGTGTAGTGGCGGGAGAACCAGGGAGCGATGAGCTAGCGGAGCATGGCATTGGGGGTGAGCGCATCGTCCCAGAGCTCCCGCATTGTGGTTGAGCAGGTCTGGTGGCCCAGTGCTAGCCACCGGGAGATGTTGGCTCGCTTGTATGTCTGCCCCGTGCACAGCGTCACTGGATCGACCATGGGCTCTAGCGATGTCCCCAGCGACATCCAGGTTGTCCATCATCTTCTCAGCTCCACCAGTTGCTTCCCTGCATCCCCCGTCGCCGCATCCTCGAGCTCTGGGGCACCATCAAGGATGCCATCCCTACTCCCAGCGAGTCTGGTGGGCTCGTGAACCCTCACGAGCTAGCTCGAGCCAGCAAACGAGCCTAGCTGAACCGACATTTTAGCTCGATTCGCAAATCGAGCCAAGCTGTGCCGAGCCTGCAGTTCACCAAGCTTCTACGAGCCGAGCAGAGCCAACCTCGTTTCTAGCCCTACCACAAGCTGGATCTGTAAAAATGATGTTGATCGAGCTGCTGTTGTATGGAAATGCAAGTCCACATGGcttatactccctccgttcaacaATACACGGTGTATTTTATTTTGACTTGATCTTTAAAGTTAgattttgactattattttcttataaaatatatactcTCTTTGTTTAGAAATAATAGACGTATTTCTTTGAGCTCGGTCTTCGAAGTTATATTTTGACCAaagttttctcacaaaatatatcatttataactacaaaacctatatattgtgaaatcattttgagaatctaattgtataatttttatacactagacattcttataacttgattaaatattagttaaaataaataatttttgactttttcagaaagaaatatgtttacTATTTCTGAATAGAGGGAGTagtttatagctacaaaactaTAGTGTGAAAGTGTTTTGAAATATGAaactagttgtataatttttatacattaaACATACGAttaattgttgatcaaaatatgtaaaatttgatttttttttttttaacaaaataggCTTTTATTTTTTGATCTGAGGGAGTAGATATCTTAGCCATCCATCTATCTAATATGATATTTGTCTATTCTTTAATTTTTCTTaactattttataatttttattcacCTACCTCTTTAGCATAGATCTGGTAAACCATCTTAATAACCATATAGCATCGTGCGGAAGATGCCTACGGGGAAGGTCTGTTCTACGCCGTTGCTCAGCGTCAAGCCTCCGCACGGGAAACTGGGAATAACGTACGCGGATTCATCGATTGTTTCCGTTAGGAAAGAGATAATTCCCTTCCCGGATCAACTGCGATTTACCGGGTTTGCGGAGTGCCCTACAAGCCAAGGGCTATGCAACTGACGGCCGCAGAGATCTCCTGTTGTTTCAGGACTCACCTGGACCGTCTGATCGACCGAGCTGTGAATGGTAACCACGAGTTCGTGCGTCGTACGACCTGGATCAGAAGCCATCTCGGTCCCCTTCCTGTCCCTGGTTATATATTTGCGCCCCCGTGTGGTGGATTGATCATCGCTCGCCATCAGCATCACCTTTGTTTCGATCGATTCCACCACCAAACATTCTTGTTTCGATCCGATCCGCCGAGGCGAGAGCAGAGAGATGGCGACCTTCAAGGTCGCCGACGCGTCGGAGTACATCGCTATCACGGGGTGGGGCATCGACGACGTGAAGCTCGCGAAGAAGGCGTGGGTGTGGATCGGGCAGCAGTGCAAGAAGTTCGACATCACGCCGGTGAACTACGAGTTCGAGGTGCACGCCATGAGCTCCGAGAAGCTGCCCTTCGTCCTCCCCGCTGTCTTCACCATCGGCCCCAAGATCAGCGACGACGACAGCAAAGCCTCGCTGCTCCTCTACGCCAAGCTCATCGCGCCGCACGACAAGAACTCGAGCCACGTCAGGGAGCTCGTCAAGGGCGTCATCGAGGGCGAGACCCGCGTGCTCGCCGCTTCCATGACCATGGAGGAGATCTTCCAGGGCACCAAGTCCTTCAAGCAGGCCGTATTTGAGAACGTGCAGCTGGAGCTCAAACAGTTCGGCCTCTACATCTACAACGCCAACGTCAAGCAGCTCGTCGACGTGCCCGGGCAGGAGTACTTCTCCTACCTCGGCCAGAAGACGCAGCAGGGGGCCATGAACCAGGCCAAGGTGGATGTCGCCGAGGCGCGAATGAAGGGCGCGGTCGGCGccaaggagagggaggggaCGACGCTGCAGAAGGCGGCCGAGGTGGACTCCCAGACCAAGGTGTTCAAGGTGCGGCAGGAGGCCATCGGGATCAAGGAGCAGGCCaaggtggaggcggaggtaaAGGTGTTCGAGAATGAGAGGGAGGCAGTGGTCGCCGCGGCCAAGGCCGAGCTGGCGACGAAGAAGGCCGCGTGGGACAGGCAGATCAAGGTGGCCGAGGTCGAGGCGGCCAAGGCAGTCGCCATCCGCGAGGCCGAGCTCCAGATGGAGGTCGAGCGCAAGAACGCGCTGCGCCAAACTGAGAAGCTCAAGGCAGAGCAGCTCAGCAAGGCCACCGTGCAGTACGACACACAGGTACATGGTCCTGCATGCAAACATACATGCTGCTTTTAATTTTCAAGTTTGAGATCTCATTATTCAATCGATTTGTTTGCGTAGGTGCAAGATTCGAACGCCGCGCTGTACAGCAggcagaaggcggcggaggcgaagCTGTACGAGCAGCAGAGAGCGGCGGAGGCGCGCAAGGCGCAGGCCGACGCGCAGTTCTTCGAGCAGAAGCTGGCCGAGGACGCCAAGCTCTACGCGAAGCAGAAGGAGGCCGAGTCCTTGGCCATGGTGGGCAAGGCCAAGGCCGAGTACGTGTCGTCCATGCTCCAGGCTCTCGGCGGCAACTACAACGCGCTGAGGGACTACCTGATGATCGACGGCGGGCTGTACCAGGAGATGGCGCGCATCAATGCCGGAGCGGTCAGCGGCATGCAGCCCAAGATCAGCATCTGGAGCAACGGCGGCGCGGACGGCGGCTCTGCGAGCAACGTCTCCGAGTCCGGCGCCAGCACCGGCGTCGGCGCGCTGCAGCAGGTGGCCGGGGTGTACAAGATGCTCCCGCCGCTGCTGTCCACCGTCCACGAGCAGACGGGCATGCTCCCGCCTGCATGGATGGGCGCGCTGCCCAAGGACGGAGACGCCAACTGAACCGCCGTCGCGTCGCGCTTATCTTAGCATCTCTAAAACAGTCTAGGTTTTCGCTGGTGTCGTTAATTCAGGCCGGTTAGGAAGGCTTGGTTCGCGGTTTTAGTGCTACATTATCTATCTGATACCTTTTGATCGTTAATTTTCTGATCTTGGAGCATATGGTTAGACCTACCTTTTTGTCTACTTGGATTTCATCTTCATGAGTATCCATTTTATGTTTGGTTTGCTTACATTTACCTAGGAAACAATGTTGTGCCAAGGCTGCTTCTGCACTGATACACGCAGCGCACCGGTTCTTCCTCACTTCATCTGATGAGCCGGCTCGTGACACAcaggtctgtttggttggctgacCACCCCAGCAGCTCGGCCTGCACGCGTCCAGCCAGGCTGAGGAGCGAAGAACTTCGATGTGTTTCCATAGGGTCTGGCTCTAGCGGTAGTGCACGAGCGGGGTATGGGCTGAGAGCACGTGTGGACGGACTATCAACTACGCACACCCTGCATGGCCTGTCACGTCCGAGAGTACGTGCAGTATAGGTGTTTTGGTTCTGACTGTTTTGAGTCTAGCCAAAATTTCTGATTTCTAGTTCGCCGCGGCCATGTTGGCTCTAAATTTGCCGTTTTCACCGTAGCAGCAAGCCAACAACCGTCAACCGGTACGGCTATGTAACCAACCGACCATCACGAGAGACACGCCCAACCCGCGTAGCTTTTGTCAAGGAACCACGGTTACTGATGTACATCAGagatcttttaaaaaataataatacaaaAGAATTATAatgtagaagaaaaaaatttcttttttatttatctatattttataTCGAGGTGTTCTGTCATGTATATATAATGCTAAAAACTCATaagagagaatcaaatcttttaagagatcgaGACGTCCTCATTCGATTGTAAAACTCTATTTTCTTAACATTTCTCTTGAGCACTCAACTCAGTAGGAATAattgggagaaagagtacatagctcgcgaTATAGTCACACGAATTgactcattaaaaatcttatcaTGAGAAACTTTAGAAAAACTTATCTAggggaaaagagtacaatccatCCAAAATGCTTCGTATAATCTTCTTGATTAATTTTAGGCACTCAATCTTCTTGACTAAAATTTTATATCttatcggtattatgtgaaatTCTCCCTTTAAAATATGCAATTCTCTAAGCCTTATCATTCCAATGCCACAAAtatatctttcaaaactagatacaAAAGAGACTTAGCGAATAAATCTGTAAGATTTTCATATAATTTGGTATGTATTacctttattttatttattttatgaaaTTCATGAACATAAAAGAACTTGAGGTTGATATGTTTTGCTAAGTTGCTTTACACATATCTCGATTGCACTTGTGCAATACATAcaatattatcttcatagaatggtaggggtgttagtagtgttcaaaccacatgactaCTGGATATGATTGAACACTTTTCTAAGCCATGCGCATTCCTGTGTgacttcatataaagctattatttctgaGTAGTTCATCGAAATAGATATAAGACTTTGCTTTGACAATTTCTCGGATATTGCAGTCCCACCTGATAGGAAAACATAACTAGTCTGTGATTCGCTGTATGCAGGTCTGATAGATACCCAGCATCTGCGTATCTAACCAGACTTATATCCTAattctttttataaaatataccTAGATCTTTGCTATCTTGTAAGTAACACAGAATATCCTTTAAATCCTTCCAATTACTTTTAGTGGGCTTTGCACTGTATCATACAAGTAGGTTTATTGTAAACGTTATGTCCAtcctagtgcaattagccaaATACATTAGCACatctattgcacttaagtatagGAATTTCGATCCTAACatttcctccccctcttctccaaGTCTATAAGGATCTTAATTTTCTTGCAATGACCTTCCGACCATAGGAGTTTTAGcgggaaatgatttttcaaaaccaaaccgttCTAACACTTTCTGAGTGTAATTTGATTGATGTAAAAAAttccatctgccacatgctctagctgcagacctaaacaaaacttgattttaccTAAATCTTTTATTTCAAATTCAGAGTTCAAGTATGAACTTGCTTCCTTAATTTCCtcttctgtaccgatgatatttaGATCATTTACATATATAGAGATATTATGCAGAATCTATTCCGAAATattcttatgaatacacagggaCAATCCATGCTATTTGTGTGGTCTCGTTTTCtgagaaattcactcaaacgattgtaccacattctacctgatggtttcaacccatataacgtcttcttcaattgtatgctataaatgtgTCTATTTCTTCTGTCCTGATTCAgtaatggtattccttcaggtaccttcgTATAAATATTTGAATCAAAGCTCTCATAAAGATATACGgccacaacatccatcaattttatttttaactctATATTGACTGTCATTGAGATCAAATATCTAAAGGTGATACCATCCATGACTGGGGAATATGTTTCTTCATAATTAACGTTCGGTCGTTGAGTGAAATCCTGTGCAACTAGTCGTACTTTGTATCTCataatttcattcattttatttctcttacgaacaaaaataCACTTGTATCCTACTGGATTGATTTGGAGAGGTGTGCGACATATTAGCCCaaaaatttctcttttgttcaCGGACAACAGTTCAGTTGTTATTACCTTCTGCCAGTCTTCCtaatctgacctcattctacagTTAGTGAGCGATACAAGCTCAGAGTCATAATCTATAACTGTGACAACtttatttgcgaagtatatATCAACTATTGTGGTTGTTCTGTTCCAAgattcccctgaattcacatagtttattactTTTTCATCATGCGTTGCACTTTCAGATGCTtctacatcttgctcttcattatTTGTTAATGTAGGAGCAAGGTCATTTAGTTTACCAGCATCAATTTTAGCTTGTACATTTTCACTGATTTCTTCCTGTGTGGGAAGATTTAAATCTGGTATGCCTACTTCCTTAAGTTTCATACCATCGCTAGACCTCAACTggctctccttttttttcctttggggtATCTTTATGATCGACTATGATAATCTCTCATTCTCTACTTTTTTCAAACGTCTCtagctatttgggacttgatgAACCGAACTTCTtgtcattttattatttttcaggGCTCCTAGGATAAGACGAGGGGTAcattcttttggtacttccaccaTCTCCGGTGCATTGAGTGCAGGCACATGCAACTTAGTCACACTCTTCAAATCAAAAAATGATCAGACAGATCATTTGCTAATTTTTGCAAATCGATAATTTTCCGTACTTCATTATTTGCTTCATTAGTGTATGGATCATGTGCCACAATTCCTTCGGCCGGCCAAATAATTTCTcgatatttttcatccaagggtatatttgcCCTTTAACGATGGAaaactattttcataaaaatacaGTCAGCGAAGCGGGCCGTATACAGATTTTCAGTTATTGGATCTAAATATTGGATTATGGATACAGTCTCATAACTGACATATATTCTAACTTTTCGCAAAGGTCTCATAGCGCTTCGCTATGGCGacggtattggcacataaaccatacttCCAAATTTACGTAAATgaaaattttttagaattaccccttgcactagtAGCATAGATGAATGGATGTTATtggaggatggtctataattaataAGAGCCGTCGCATGTAAGACTGCATGTCCCTAACATGTAGCAGGTAAATTTACAAtgctgcaacaaaggtctagcaataaattttattctttttatcaatGTTTcagctagtccattctgagtaTAGACGTGCGGTatagaatgttcaactttaattcccataccAGTGTAATAATTCTCCAgcattgtccattctaatggatttcatTCAATGGTTAGGAAAATTATTCCtaatttgtatgatctgcgagatcaactttgcaaagacGTGGTTgtggtagataatagacatacatgtgATCACTTTGAGGATGCATCtatcaataccataaagtaccagAACAGGTCAAAAAGTGGTTGAATAGGACCATAAATATCCACTGTATTCGGTCCAGGAATACAGGGATTTCATCTtataccttcaaggtagacggtCTTATTATTAGTTTCCCAGTagcacatgcagggcatacaaaatcttcataattcatgaaattcTTTACACTTATGCAAGACCTTGtaagttagtaattatgtttctcatcattctaagaccagggtgacATAATATATCATACCATACGGAGAATAATTCTATACTACGAAACACATTCTTTAAGGTTGTAAACACTTCAGGTGCTCTAATGCGAGTGcagtacaagccactgctcatacagagaagtttttctagtattctcacttcactacgacgcttagtgatgagtaggtgctctctaccatcttcttcaccagtttctataTGGAAACCGTTAGCGCGGATATCTTTAAAACTTGTAGATTCAGGTACAACAATACTTCTTCAATGTGCAAGGTAGTTCCCATCAGTAGTATGACTGTAGCTCTTCCAAAACCTACTATGCACTTATCATTATCAGTGATAGTTACCATTTGTCTAGAGttatttctaatagactgaaaatacatcttttctcttaagatggtgtttatGGTTTCAATATCTACagtacacacttcctccatacgggcgccacacatattctataaataaaacattCCAACCTGTACATACGAGAAAGTAGCAACGAGAATAAATGCTTTATTAACtatcaaaaatattatttgtagctaagcttgctcttctagagtttacatttatttattcaatcctcctaaattcagcaactaaatgaatggctaattactctaattgtAGATAGAGTATGTGAAATATCTGGCCACTTCATCTTTAATGGTTTTCTTTTTCACTTCATACTTTATGGCATCTTCTATGTTAGTGGAGGAGAGCAAAGTAGAGGTATTTGCATCCTTAATTGGGAGGTCATTTACTGCTAGTGTGGGAGtatcatcaacttccatgtgagatgtTTCCCTTTCAACTGCTACTGCTAGTATGTCCCCGTTTGGAATTATAAATGCTATCAATAATAGATTTGGTTATGAGATTTCGTACGACATGACATGGAGAGCGaaacagaaggtgttagagaagatGTGTTGCACATATAAGGACTTATACCATAACCTACCTTCATTTCTATAGGTTATTCAAGGGAGGAACTCGGGCACCTGTATTACTACTCACGATTTCGTGAATCAGGATGAAGATCGAGTCTTTTAGCGGGTATTCTGGTCATTCAGCTGTATGATCGAGGTATTCCGACATTGTCGACCGGTGATGTGCGTGGGAGGGACATTTCTCGTAGGAAAATACAGGGGTCAGGTACTCACAACTATCGAGATAGATGGTGAGAACCAGGTTCTATCTTTGGCTTTTGCATTCGTTGAATGCGAGTCTACGGATAGTTGGCTTGTTGAACGCTATCAAGACATTGTAGAGTGGTACAGGCGGGGTATTGCCGTGACCAGATTTGAATAGCTGTTGGTGCATACGACATCTCAGAGCAAATttctacaaacaattcaagAGTAAGATGTTGATGAATCTTTTTAAAAAGCTGTGCAAACAGAACCAAAGGAGGAAGCTTGATGGTCTGTGAGAAGAGCTGGATAAACTAACTATTAAGCACATGGACAAAGTTTTGAATAAGCCAGTTGTAcaaagggaggaggagcccgagagCCTAGAGCCTTTACCACTTGAGCTGCAGAGTGTGATAAGGAGAAGGGAGGGTAAAAGGAGAGTTAAGTGTTTCTCCGACTGGATCAGACACAAACCATTGGAGAAATGGGTACTGATGCGGACATTGATGGTTCACATTATGGGattatgacaactaacctcGCCGAGGTTTACAGTTGGATAATGACTGAGAATATGTCACTACCATTGGTGGCAATTGTGGATCAAGTCACTCGTGGGATGTAGCGGTATCTCCGAGAGCATTATAGTAAGGCCACGCTACATATGTGGAACCCGCAAAGGTTGTACACAGAGAAGATAACATCTTACATGGAACAGAAGAACGGGAAGGGCAAGTCCCATAAAGTTTATGTTGTTGGTAACCGTTAACACGTCTTCGAGGTGATGTTGCGTGACAAGGGCGGACTGGGTATCATAACAAAGGAAATTACAATGGAATGTAGGTTGTGAGTAGCGAACAACAAGTGCCAGTGCACTTGCAACAAGCCATCACTGATGCATTTGCCTTGCTCTCATGTGCTTGCTTATTGCGCAAAAGGGCAACCGTAGAAAGCGTGCTTGCGCTGGTTCCACAAGGCGACGCGGCTTACGTGCATCCCAGTGCCTTCGAAGCCGCCGCAGCACAAGCTGGAGGTCACCGACACTTTCGCTATGGAGCCGACGGCGGCTTACCACACACTGGTACGTGAGGCTTGTTAGACTGTACTAACTTTCATTCTTATATTAAATGTGTTCTCTCGTGCATTGCAGTCAGACACATGTAGGGACATGAAGCTATTAGACTTTATGGACCACTAGGAGTCAGTCCCACCGACGGTTGACCCAAGCAAGCTGATGACCGGTCTGCGTATAGATTGTATAGATATTATATTAAGATGTTGAACCATCTCAT is a genomic window of Phragmites australis chromosome 24, lpPhrAust1.1, whole genome shotgun sequence containing:
- the LOC133906948 gene encoding flotillin-like protein 2 is translated as MATFKVADASEYIAITGWGIDDVKLAKKAWVWIGQQCKKFDITPVNYEFEVHAMSSEKLPFVLPAVFTIGPKISDDDSKASLLLYAKLIAPHDKNSSHVRELVKGVIEGETRVLAASMTMEEIFQGTKSFKQAVFENVQLELKQFGLYIYNANVKQLVDVPGQEYFSYLGQKTQQGAMNQAKVDVAEARMKGAVGAKEREGTTLQKAAEVDSQTKVFKVRQEAIGIKEQAKVEAEVKVFENEREAVVAAAKAELATKKAAWDRQIKVAEVEAAKAVAIREAELQMEVERKNALRQTEKLKAEQLSKATVQYDTQVQDSNAALYSRQKAAEAKLYEQQRAAEARKAQADAQFFEQKLAEDAKLYAKQKEAESLAMVGKAKAEYVSSMLQALGGNYNALRDYLMIDGGLYQEMARINAGAVSGMQPKISIWSNGGADGGSASNVSESGASTGVGALQQVAGVYKMLPPLLSTVHEQTGMLPPAWMGALPKDGDAN